One Ostrea edulis chromosome 6, xbOstEdul1.1, whole genome shotgun sequence genomic window, CCTATCTCCGAAGTGGCTCGACCTTGACCGGGGATATTCTACAACAATCGCCTAAATCCTTTTACCTGTACGAACCCCTCAAGAAGGATAAATCCCAGATCTTCTTCAACGATTATGCTTGCTTAACATCCACTAAGAACTGTTCGTATGTATTATACCTCTATCTCTCTGAAATTACATCAGCTAGATACTAATTAACGAGACTTGCTAGAagcaaacttttttttttcaaaaatggtgGAAATGAAAACTAGAACAGCTTGACGTCAATGCTGTTATGACATTCGATATCCCCCCTATATAAATCTATGTAAATTTTCCTCATTGTTTTAGTCTTCATTGAGAAATCGatcatgggaataaattacattccatacATTAATTGTATTCATATAGTACATAAACACATagaatttagttttcatttccaccatttttggagagaaaaaacccatatcatatatatattacaaatgtggattctaaaaaattctaatcaACTTAAAgtaaaacttttatcaaatcaataacatcaaaacctatgacttttcaacattttacacgaccattcctcacgatgaattaaagactagacttttttacttcatagacagttgcttcttcaacaagaatggaaaacagaaatattcatatctagttatcagtcatctaaaaaattactttgttaaacaccactctgattccacgcacaagtatactctggttgaaataaaaaatatgctagagttggagttcctcattgacaatatcttcgtggtctttggtgatcaggtcttccaacagtctgttggaattcccatggacacgaattgtgctcctttgttagctgacctctttctatattcatatgaagcagaatttattcaaaaacttctacgtgagaagaaaaaatctcttgctgtggccttcaattcgacgtttagatatatcgacgacatttgGTCTATTAttaatgataactttcattcatatgtcgattcgatatatccctgtgagctcgaaataaaagacatcacataGTCGTCCATTTTTGCTTCATGTTTagatatttattgaaagtagacattaatggcaactgacaactcaactgtatgacaaatgggatgatttcagcttccccgtcgtcaacttcccatatttatgtagcaatatttcattatcacctgcatatctcaactgattcaatacgcaagagcttgttctgcgtatggtcagtttttaaatcgaggcaagctactgacgaacaagttgatggtacaggggtttcaacagtctcgactgaagtcagcatttcgcaaattctatggtcgttataacgatctagtttgccaatacaacccatcattgggtcaaatgctgtctgacgtgtttcatgccgattgttaggccgttcttggcacactgattttgactacggataactccgtttacctgatcaggatatagggctcacggagggtgtgaccggtcgacaggggatgcttactcctcctaggcacctgatcccacctctggtgtgtcaaggggtccttgtttgcccaactatctactttgtattgcatataggagttatgagattgatcactgttcgttatcttcacctttcatggttcccgtggggattcgggttagaataggtccatagtacccttgcttgtcgtaagaggcgactaaatggggcgttccttcggatgagatcgcaaataactgaggtgtggcacgataaagatccctcccaactcaaaggccgtaagcaccgagcataggcctaaattttgcagtccttcatcggcagaggtgacgtctccatatgagtgaaaaattctcgagcggaacgttaaacaatattcaatcaatatataatcaatatgTAATCAATATGTGGTAATATCAGAATACGATGTGGTACTATCATCTATTTCAACTTTgtaggaaatttacaattcccTATTTTCCAGGATTTTCATATTTGGGCATATTACAACCGATttaagcacacacacacacacacacacacacacacacattcgGTCCACTTCAATTAAATGTCGTCATTACGTAGAGTTAAAAATTACGATGACAAAAAATGAATTCTGTATGATTAAATTTCTTTATCAATTTCAGACAATATAATACTAGTAAAATTTTAGAGATTTTTAGCGATCTCTTCAACTGTCATCTCAAGGGACACGAACAGCGAGTGTTAGGAAAGAGCACGGGAAAGCAAAGCTTGGCTGTAACTCGAGCAATACCTGACTGTAAGGCCAGCCGGAGTTACGACATCTGCATcaagaaaatacagaaaatatgcCACGAGTCCAATTCAATCATCCTGAAAACAATACGAGTATCTATGGATCTTGTTCGTAGTCTTCTGATCAAATTCAAGGATATCCATATCGTCCATCTGCTGAGAGACCCCCGAGGAATCATGTCCTCCCGAAGACGTGGTGGATTTTTACGGAAAACCGACATCGGAGTGAGCGCTAAGTGGCTGTGTGAAGTGTTTCGGAGTAACATTTATCATTCCAAAGCTCTACAGAGTCAGTTTCCGAACCGCATCACCACGGTGCTATATGAAGATATAGCGGAGAATCCATTCactgtatcaaatgaattgtatagaaatttgaatttagaGTACAGTGAAACTTTTGACGAATGGCTTTTTAATCACACTTCTGCTGGAAACACCAGTTACTCCTATTACGGAACAGTCCGATCAAACTCTAAAGAAACCTCCCAATCGTGGAGGACGAAACTGAAATTTCACGATGTTAAAGTGATTGAAAATGTGTGTAAAGATGTGATAGAACGACTCGGTTTCAGGAATGTTGTTGACGAGAATGATCTTAGAAATATTGATAATAGCTTAAGAATTCGTAGTTTTAACTTATAGGaagtaaatacaaatgtatGAAGTTGCTAGATATACCATATTCCATCTCCAGAGAAAATCTAATAAACACCAAGTCATGATACCAGTATCTAATCATTTCCAATCATTTATGCATAGTGTCATTTTGTATATAGCAGTGTCGTCTCCTCCAGCCAATATCTACTGTGGAGTTCGGATCGAAAACCAACATGAATAGTTGGAGATAAGATTGATGAAATCACATGtcaaaaacaagaggctcacaggccttatcggtcacctgagtattaattaaaagtatcactagtccacaggccttatcggtcacctgagtattagttaaaagtatcactagccccaagggctatgaaattaCAATAATTGTTGCTGTTCTGCATATATATCTAAGCTGAATTCTAATAATCAGCAGgggtataaaacaagatgtgttcataGAATACAAATGCCCCAGAAATAAAGACTTTACttaatatattaatattttgGACCCGTCCTAGAGTTAGAACTCTGGGGTTGTaacattcacaattttggtacatccatttctacttttcctaaatatacatttagtttttatactgtatgaacttaaagaagtctttcagaTGACAAAGAAAATAATCCCCATGAGAATTTTGGACCCACACGGTAACGAAACACCCTACGGTCCACTGGATTATGATATTTATAGTTtgttccttctaaatatctatttagtttcaatttagtatatcAACAGATTTACAGATGTTTTTGTCTTCCACGACAATGCGGAAGGGCACACACATAGAAATACGTCCGTCCATTTGTcccacttgactttgtggacGTTACTCcaaaaccgctcaacggattttgttcaaattttgtaggactgttagtcaccatatgtagttgatcatattgcgctgctattttgattcgacaaattttacaggagttatgggactttgttgaatttgtacatgctacaatATTATAGGCTTTcagcatacatgtaccaaaaatgacaaaaaccAAAATCAAGTTTAACAAATTTATTGAAACgata contains:
- the LOC125647983 gene encoding carbohydrate sulfotransferase 1-like isoform X5 — translated: MTSPRPAARQNSLELPTSVRDPVTSRVLVLTYLRSGSTLTGDILQQSPKSFYLYEPLKKDKSQIFFNDYACLTSTKNCSQYNTSKILEIFSDLFNCHLKGHEQRVLGKSTGKQSLAVTRAIPDCKASRSYDICIKKIQKICHESNSIILKTIRVSMDLVRSLLIKFKDIHIVHLLRDPRGIMSSRRRGGFLRKTDIGVSAKWLCEVFRSNIYHSKALQSQFPNRITTVLYEDIAENPFTVSNELYRNLNLEYSETFDEWLFNHTSAGNTSYSYYGTVRSNSKETSQSWRTKLKFHDVKVIENVCKDVIERLGFRNVVDENDLRNIDNSLRIRSFNL
- the LOC125647983 gene encoding carbohydrate sulfotransferase 5-like isoform X4 encodes the protein MMRLGRQLLAWLCAVVIVTLIVLDILLQKSCPQLPTSVRDPVTSRVLVLTYLRSGSTLTGDILQQSPKSFYLYEPLKKDKSQIFFNDYACLTSTKNCSDLFNCHLKGHEQRVLGKSTGKQSLAVTRAIPDCKASRSYDICIKKIQKICHESNSIILKTIRVSMDLVRSLLIKFKDIHIVHLLRDPRGIMSSRRRGGFLRKTDIGVSAKWLCEVFRSNIYHSKALQSQFPNRITTVLYEDIAENPFTVSNELYRNLNLEYSETFDEWLFNHTSAGNTSYSYYGTVRSNSKETSQSWRTKLKFHDVKVIENVCKDVIERLGFRNVVDENDLRNIDNSLRIRSFNL
- the LOC125647983 gene encoding carbohydrate sulfotransferase 1-like isoform X2, coding for MMRLGRQLLAWLCAVVIVTLIVLDILLQKSCPQLPTSVRDPVTSRVLVLTYLRSGSTLTGDILQQSPKSFYLYEPLKKDKSQIFFNDYACLTSTKNCSQYNTSKILEIFSDLFNCHLKGHEQRVLGKSTGKQSLAVTRAIPDCKASRSYDICIKKIQKICHESNSIILKTIRVSMDLVRSLLIKFKDIHIVHLLRDPRGIMSSRRRGGFLRKTDIGVSAKWLCEVFRSNIYHSKALQSQFPNRITTVLYEDIAENPFTVSNELYRNLNLEYSETFDEWLFNHTSAGNTSYSYYGTVRSNSKETSQSWRTKLKFHDVKVIENVCKDVIERLGFRNVVDENDLRNIDNSLRIRSFNL
- the LOC125647983 gene encoding carbohydrate sulfotransferase 1-like isoform X3 — translated: MKAMPLDFSKENKSIPLQIIVKIPTSCDTYVSFIGSQLPTSVRDPVTSRVLVLTYLRSGSTLTGDILQQSPKSFYLYEPLKKDKSQIFFNDYACLTSTKNCSDLFNCHLKGHEQRVLGKSTGKQSLAVTRAIPDCKASRSYDICIKKIQKICHESNSIILKTIRVSMDLVRSLLIKFKDIHIVHLLRDPRGIMSSRRRGGFLRKTDIGVSAKWLCEVFRSNIYHSKALQSQFPNRITTVLYEDIAENPFTVSNELYRNLNLEYSETFDEWLFNHTSAGNTSYSYYGTVRSNSKETSQSWRTKLKFHDVKVIENVCKDVIERLGFRNVVDENDLRNIDNSLRIRSFNL
- the LOC125647983 gene encoding carbohydrate sulfotransferase 1-like isoform X1 encodes the protein MKAMPLDFSKENKSIPLQIIVKIPTSCDTYVSFIGSQLPTSVRDPVTSRVLVLTYLRSGSTLTGDILQQSPKSFYLYEPLKKDKSQIFFNDYACLTSTKNCSQYNTSKILEIFSDLFNCHLKGHEQRVLGKSTGKQSLAVTRAIPDCKASRSYDICIKKIQKICHESNSIILKTIRVSMDLVRSLLIKFKDIHIVHLLRDPRGIMSSRRRGGFLRKTDIGVSAKWLCEVFRSNIYHSKALQSQFPNRITTVLYEDIAENPFTVSNELYRNLNLEYSETFDEWLFNHTSAGNTSYSYYGTVRSNSKETSQSWRTKLKFHDVKVIENVCKDVIERLGFRNVVDENDLRNIDNSLRIRSFNL